In Paenibacillus sp. FSL M7-0420, a single genomic region encodes these proteins:
- a CDS encoding SdpI family protein, translating to MKNFTWKWQDTLVVILGFLSLGYALVNYGRLPDQLPAQFSITGKVNTYWSKGSVIALFSFMGLIFPLATQFIRNIDPKGENYNKFPGAYKMVRLTVAVICDAALVLSVSYGLDVQFPAGKWATVSIGLLLAVIGNFLPQIRDNYFTGVRTPWTLHNPAVWRRTHRFSGRMWVTGGLLIALAAFMPATLSNSMIITALVIMTIVPIVYSWLISRHVKA from the coding sequence ATGAAGAATTTCACATGGAAATGGCAGGATACGCTGGTTGTCATTCTTGGGTTTCTCTCACTGGGCTATGCGCTGGTGAATTACGGCAGGCTGCCGGATCAGCTGCCCGCTCAATTCAGTATAACCGGCAAGGTCAATACTTACTGGAGCAAGGGTTCGGTTATTGCCTTGTTCTCTTTTATGGGCTTGATTTTTCCGCTCGCTACGCAGTTCATTCGCAATATTGACCCCAAGGGAGAGAATTACAATAAGTTCCCGGGGGCTTACAAAATGGTCCGTCTCACCGTTGCCGTCATCTGTGATGCCGCCCTTGTCCTGTCGGTCAGTTATGGGCTGGATGTGCAATTTCCTGCCGGAAAATGGGCTACTGTAAGCATAGGGCTGCTGCTGGCTGTAATCGGAAATTTCCTGCCGCAGATCAGGGATAATTATTTCACGGGAGTCCGCACGCCTTGGACGCTGCATAACCCTGCCGTATGGCGGAGAACTCACCGTTTCTCCGGAAGAATGTGGGTGACCGGCGGTCTGCTGATTGCGCTTGCAGCCTTCATGCCCGCTACGCTGTCGAACAGCATGATCATCACCGCTCTGGTAATCATGACTATTGTCCCTATTGTGTACTCATGGCTGATCTCACGGCATGTTAAAGCCTGA
- a CDS encoding O-antigen ligase family protein, which produces MLRGFFFTGEMYGFLTVWFGMCGVLLGLVLIYMVAGRGAGIKLHRVDPKWSGSCSNRTQVEEQSEYIENTRELAGSRRRGNESGSRLVVWGLLSSCVLLCFLYAIQALGSPVSAQGTLNEMLRWGFYTSFVTFALLAARTRRGGTLLAAVWHLLGITISLSALLAVCGGLPVPYAVAYTESPGVSATGARLAGLLQYPNAFGAVMAVYLLERLFAAAYSFWPGVSQGDEGSNVVSSGVSGAGEVDIEGAGGDNSAVSSDVSGAGEVGAESAGAGNNSIRSGVSGADEVDTEGAGGDNSAVSSDVSGAGEVGTESAGAGNNSVRSGVGGAGESGAGDAGTSAQRTGNWSAAHWLRAACLLPLFPYAAALLLSESRGAWLAAAAAGAAALLLKRQLFVPLLITGAAPVAAAALLYRQLARSGLAAEPLPGLLLLAGLWAGAWLAGLWLHRRSCRAAGGHHAALLALAAAGWTAAASAVLLLVRARITGPSPTADARGLFYRDAWKLAAEAPWLGRGGETWRHTYLAAQSRPYVGSQVHSGYLDILLNLGMAGLAAVLLLLLAAGGLVFKASPRLLPPLLVIILHSAADFDWSYGLVWLLLLLLPAWAMAEANSRTASTAVPTVLHDSRWWRSKPAGQRRNRLCRLWRYAGITVLCGLTLLCSGLSFQAMKGAALFKQAFRESDPAVRITLLQQSLSWNPREPQTAVALSRLLPQEQGVDLLLRSLLFSPGDVALHGELAASYLRGSDPGEALYWVRRSQQTDHFNAARRLAALRGMLEMGERSLAEGDRRIAADSAAAGLELLRQYSLLTTKEQDRGPQHNDRSFTLLPQSEGIYLELTHLQSQAAFSSNNK; this is translated from the coding sequence GTGCTGAGAGGGTTCTTTTTCACCGGGGAGATGTATGGGTTCCTGACGGTGTGGTTTGGCATGTGCGGAGTCTTGCTGGGATTGGTACTTATCTATATGGTGGCTGGCAGAGGGGCTGGGATTAAGCTGCATCGGGTAGATCCGAAGTGGTCTGGTAGTTGCTCGAATAGGACGCAAGTAGAGGAGCAGTCTGAATACATAGAGAATACACGGGAGTTGGCGGGCAGTAGGAGGAGAGGGAACGAGAGCGGGAGCAGGCTGGTTGTATGGGGGTTGCTTAGCAGCTGTGTGCTCCTCTGTTTCTTGTATGCTATCCAGGCACTGGGCAGTCCCGTATCTGCGCAAGGAACACTGAATGAGATGCTGCGCTGGGGCTTCTACACTAGCTTTGTTACATTCGCTTTGCTGGCGGCGCGAACCCGCCGGGGAGGAACTCTTCTTGCAGCAGTGTGGCATCTGCTTGGAATCACTATCAGCTTGTCGGCCCTACTGGCAGTATGCGGAGGGCTGCCGGTTCCTTATGCGGTGGCGTATACTGAATCCCCCGGAGTCAGTGCCACTGGTGCTAGGCTGGCCGGGCTGCTTCAGTATCCGAATGCCTTTGGTGCGGTAATGGCTGTGTATTTGCTGGAACGGCTGTTTGCTGCTGCTTATAGCTTCTGGCCTGGAGTTTCTCAGGGAGATGAAGGCAGCAATGTGGTAAGTTCGGGTGTCAGCGGAGCGGGTGAGGTAGATATAGAAGGTGCGGGTGGAGACAATAGTGCGGTAAGTTCGGATGTAAGTGGAGCGGGTGAGGTAGGTGCAGAAAGTGCGGGTGCGGGCAATAATTCGATACGTTCGGGTGTCAGCGGAGCGGATGAGGTAGATACAGAAGGTGCGGGTGGAGACAATAGTGCGGTAAGTTCGGATGTAAGTGGAGCGGGTGAGGTAGGTACAGAAAGTGCGGGTGCGGGCAATAATTCGGTACGTTCGGGTGTCGGCGGAGCGGGTGAGTCAGGTGCAGGAGATGCAGGCACCAGTGCGCAGCGGACCGGAAACTGGTCCGCTGCGCACTGGCTAAGAGCGGCGTGCCTGCTGCCGCTCTTCCCGTACGCCGCCGCGCTGCTGCTCAGCGAGTCGCGCGGCGCATGGCTGGCTGCGGCTGCCGCCGGTGCCGCAGCCCTTCTCCTGAAGCGGCAACTGTTCGTGCCGCTTCTAATCACCGGCGCCGCCCCCGTTGCCGCGGCGGCGCTGCTCTACCGCCAGCTGGCCCGCTCCGGGCTGGCGGCAGAGCCCCTGCCCGGCCTGCTGCTGCTGGCCGGGCTCTGGGCCGGCGCGTGGCTCGCCGGCCTGTGGCTGCACCGCCGCAGCTGCCGTGCGGCGGGCGGGCACCACGCCGCCCTGCTGGCGCTGGCGGCGGCGGGCTGGACGGCGGCGGCCAGCGCCGTCCTGCTGCTGGTACGCGCGCGGATCACCGGGCCGTCACCGACGGCCGACGCGCGCGGGCTGTTCTACCGCGACGCCTGGAAGCTCGCGGCAGAAGCGCCCTGGCTGGGGCGCGGGGGCGAGACCTGGCGGCATACGTACCTTGCCGCCCAGTCCCGCCCCTACGTGGGCAGCCAGGTGCACAGCGGGTACCTCGACATCCTGCTGAACCTCGGGATGGCGGGTCTGGCTGCGGTCCTCCTGCTGCTTCTGGCCGCAGGAGGGCTGGTATTCAAGGCGTCACCAAGGCTGCTTCCGCCTCTGCTGGTGATTATTCTGCATAGCGCAGCCGATTTCGACTGGAGCTATGGACTGGTCTGGCTGCTGCTGCTCCTGCTGCCCGCCTGGGCAATGGCCGAAGCAAACAGCCGGACTGCTAGTACGGCTGTCCCTACAGTTCTGCATGACTCCCGTTGGTGGCGCAGCAAGCCGGCTGGCCAGCGAAGGAACCGGCTTTGCCGATTATGGAGATACGCAGGCATAACCGTTCTCTGCGGGCTGACCCTCCTATGCAGCGGTCTTTCCTTCCAGGCCATGAAGGGGGCCGCCCTATTCAAGCAGGCGTTCAGGGAGAGTGATCCTGCCGTAAGAATTACGCTGCTGCAGCAATCACTGAGCTGGAACCCGAGAGAGCCGCAGACTGCGGTTGCATTATCGCGGCTGCTTCCACAGGAGCAGGGGGTTGATCTGCTCCTGCGAAGCCTGTTATTCTCTCCGGGGGACGTCGCCCTGCACGGGGAGCTTGCGGCAAGTTATCTGCGGGGCAGTGATCCTGGAGAAGCGCTATACTGGGTCCGCCGCAGTCAACAGACGGATCACTTTAATGCTGCCAGAAGGCTTGCTGCATTAAGAGGAATGCTTGAGATGGGGGAACGCAGCTTGGCAGAGGGAGACAGACGTATAGCGGCGGACAGCGCGGCTGCGGGACTAGAGCTGCTGCGGCAATACAGCCTGCTGACCACCAAGGAGCAGGACAGAGGACCGCAGCATAATGACCGCAGCTTCACCTTACTTCCGCAGAGCGAAGGGATCTATCTTGAGTTAACACATTTACAGTCCCAGGCGGCCTTTAGCTCCAATAATAAATAA
- a CDS encoding class I SAM-dependent methyltransferase yields MEALKELIEQVMSGRTLITATLSQLRSKGDAPYNKVQVKPVELKGKLHYQFAYYIGPKVEHRNIPAEDAAEEMLSLLRDTFRQGLLCTAGADYQVLISKKYKVSILTKSASKQEAPDLAHNRRKQYVLDEGEPVPFLVELGIMNSEGKVLAKKYDKFRQINRFLEMVQDVLGDLPAGRPLTIVDFGCGKSYLTFALYHYLAVREQRELNIVGLDLKADVIAHCDALAAKLGYERLKFLVGDIADYNELDQVDMVVTLHACDTATDAALEKAVRWGASVILSVPCCQHELFAQVESEVLNPLLSHGILKERFSALATDAIRAKLLDLMGYRSQLLEFIDMEHTPKNILIRAVRSDSGDQAAKWREYTAFRDFLGAKPYLERVCSDLLPAGSAEG; encoded by the coding sequence TTGGAAGCTTTGAAGGAATTGATCGAGCAAGTGATGAGCGGCCGCACTCTGATTACGGCTACATTAAGCCAACTGCGCAGCAAGGGCGATGCCCCCTACAATAAAGTGCAGGTCAAGCCTGTTGAGCTAAAAGGAAAGCTGCATTATCAGTTTGCCTATTATATCGGCCCTAAGGTGGAGCACCGTAACATTCCGGCAGAGGATGCCGCTGAAGAGATGCTCTCTTTGCTGAGGGACACCTTCCGCCAAGGTCTGCTGTGTACTGCCGGTGCCGACTATCAGGTGCTGATCAGCAAGAAATACAAGGTATCTATTCTGACCAAATCAGCCAGCAAGCAGGAAGCGCCGGATCTGGCCCACAACCGCCGGAAGCAGTATGTGCTGGATGAGGGCGAGCCGGTGCCGTTCCTGGTCGAGCTTGGCATTATGAACAGCGAGGGCAAGGTGCTGGCGAAGAAATATGATAAGTTCCGCCAGATCAACCGGTTCCTGGAGATGGTTCAGGATGTGCTGGGCGATCTGCCGGCAGGCCGGCCGCTGACAATTGTGGATTTTGGCTGCGGCAAGTCTTATTTGACCTTCGCGCTGTACCATTATCTCGCCGTCCGCGAGCAGCGGGAGCTGAATATTGTAGGCCTTGACCTTAAGGCAGATGTCATTGCGCACTGTGATGCACTGGCTGCTAAGCTGGGCTATGAACGGCTGAAGTTCCTGGTGGGCGATATCGCCGACTATAATGAGCTGGATCAGGTGGACATGGTGGTCACACTGCATGCTTGTGATACCGCCACCGATGCTGCACTGGAGAAGGCAGTGCGCTGGGGCGCATCGGTCATCCTCTCAGTGCCCTGCTGCCAGCATGAGTTGTTCGCGCAGGTCGAGAGCGAGGTGCTGAATCCGCTGCTGTCACACGGCATCCTGAAGGAGCGGTTCTCGGCGCTCGCCACCGATGCAATCCGGGCGAAGCTGCTGGACCTGATGGGCTACCGCAGCCAGCTGCTGGAATTCATCGACATGGAGCACACTCCGAAGAACATCCTGATCCGCGCCGTGCGCAGCGACAGCGGCGATCAGGCCGCCAAATGGCGCGAATACACCGCATTCCGCGATTTCCTCGGTGCCAAGCCTTACCTGGAACGCGTCTGCTCCGACCTGCTGCCCGCCGGCAGTGCGGAAGGTTAA
- a CDS encoding DUF6483 family protein, whose translation MFRRDYIVRMIEDMTAMVAKVLTLKQDKKTTEALWEVDELLMRHFRLNSRLLNSLSVEDIIDMFRLGGVLEADKLQGVARLLKEEGGIYAAKGDRDAALFRAMRSLHLFIYAGLHGADRELLNMTEEIHELLEEVEPYRLPAKTERLLMAYHESRGHYAKAENSLYRLWEQGENVAEEGRELYGRLLLLKPEQLAQGGLPLEEVQQGMEEWSRLKVNAIM comes from the coding sequence ATGTTCCGGAGAGATTATATTGTACGGATGATTGAGGATATGACGGCAATGGTCGCCAAGGTGCTGACCTTGAAGCAGGATAAAAAAACAACGGAGGCCCTGTGGGAGGTAGATGAGCTGCTGATGCGGCATTTTCGCCTGAATTCGCGTCTGCTCAATTCGTTGTCTGTAGAGGATATTATTGATATGTTTCGTCTTGGGGGCGTGCTTGAGGCCGACAAGCTGCAAGGGGTAGCCCGGCTGCTGAAGGAGGAAGGCGGGATTTACGCGGCCAAAGGAGACCGGGATGCAGCCCTGTTCAGGGCGATGCGTTCCCTGCATTTATTCATCTATGCCGGTCTTCATGGCGCGGACCGTGAGCTGCTGAACATGACGGAAGAGATCCATGAGCTGCTGGAGGAAGTGGAGCCGTACCGCCTTCCCGCCAAGACCGAACGCCTCCTGATGGCTTACCACGAATCCCGGGGACATTACGCCAAGGCGGAGAACAGTCTCTACCGGCTCTGGGAGCAGGGGGAGAATGTGGCGGAGGAAGGCCGGGAGCTGTACGGACGGCTGCTGCTTTTAAAGCCGGAGCAGTTAGCCCAGGGCGGTCTTCCACTAGAGGAAGTGCAGCAGGGCATGGAAGAATGGAGCAGGCTTAAGGTTAATGCTATAATGTAA
- a CDS encoding ArsR/SmtB family transcription factor, whose translation MTKPTGKMQDSITAAVSGQPDLQTSNRLLNVTPEQDKLLESALRIKIMHTLSAEPLTSKQVAEKLNKTPGNIHYHIVKLYEGGLLELVRTEAAGGIIQKFYRSKGTMFHSEALRSLHFRKEDQTRHFTTRLTLSPQELAEFHQELLELITAWESKVTEGDEYGVEVMLGRLQSADAAAQPEGEAQ comes from the coding sequence ATGACCAAGCCAACCGGAAAAATGCAAGACTCCATCACAGCAGCCGTTTCAGGTCAACCGGATCTGCAGACAAGCAACCGGCTTTTGAACGTTACGCCGGAACAGGATAAGCTGCTGGAGAGCGCCTTACGGATTAAGATTATGCACACGCTGTCGGCAGAGCCGCTTACATCCAAGCAGGTTGCGGAGAAGCTGAACAAGACTCCGGGTAATATTCACTACCATATCGTCAAGCTCTATGAAGGCGGTCTGCTGGAGCTTGTCCGTACAGAAGCCGCAGGAGGCATCATTCAGAAATTTTACCGTTCCAAAGGTACGATGTTCCACTCGGAGGCGCTTCGCAGCCTTCACTTCCGCAAAGAAGACCAGACCCGTCATTTCACTACCAGACTTACTCTCTCTCCTCAGGAGCTTGCGGAATTCCACCAGGAGCTGCTGGAGCTGATTACCGCCTGGGAGTCCAAGGTAACGGAAGGTGACGAATACGGTGTGGAAGTGATGCTGGGTCGTCTGCAGTCTGCCGATGCAGCTGCACAGCCGGAAGGGGAGGCACAGTAA
- a CDS encoding MFS transporter, with the protein MSTAGPSGQPKHHPLEGFAAPFRQSRAFPYLWLGHLVSFLGSSVTMVILPVLVYSLTGSTTIMGMVMAAYMLPNVIMLPVSGHIVDRYDRVRIMMLADIARFIVMITTAVLSLTGVLSIPLLYGLVACYGLLDGLFQPAYAAVRATVFTPDIRVAANSLTQITTQSVRLIGPALGGLLITHLSAGFGFGIDAFTYLISLICLVYLRRVMMTRLQSAAAETEILAKPAAGTSPAPHWRKDFAEGIHVLRSQPWLWITILAFCFVNICYTGVISVLLPWLFKVHHGWPPYLYGLAVTFSGVGAIAAGLLYGLRAKWYHRGILAYGGAMISGAALLLLPFAGTPAAAITLFAVEGFGLMIFGLIWEISLQELVPKEAFGRVASLDMFGSFALLPVGYILVGWLADLIGGVPTIIIFSSLGLSCVALVLCVPAIRKFQ; encoded by the coding sequence ATGAGCACCGCTGGCCCTTCCGGACAACCGAAGCATCATCCGCTTGAGGGCTTCGCTGCCCCTTTCCGGCAATCCCGCGCCTTTCCTTACCTGTGGCTGGGACATTTAGTTTCTTTTTTGGGCAGCTCGGTAACCATGGTTATCCTGCCTGTCCTGGTCTATTCCCTGACCGGCTCCACCACCATTATGGGGATGGTCATGGCCGCCTACATGCTGCCTAATGTAATCATGCTGCCGGTCTCTGGACATATTGTCGACCGCTACGACCGTGTACGGATTATGATGCTGGCCGATATTGCCCGGTTCATCGTTATGATTACGACTGCTGTGCTGTCCTTGACCGGAGTGCTGAGCATTCCGTTGCTCTATGGACTCGTTGCCTGCTACGGCCTGCTGGACGGCTTATTCCAGCCCGCCTACGCTGCCGTCCGCGCTACCGTATTCACTCCGGATATCCGCGTAGCAGCGAATTCTTTAACTCAGATCACAACCCAATCCGTGCGGCTGATCGGTCCCGCGTTAGGGGGACTGCTGATTACCCACCTGTCCGCGGGCTTCGGCTTCGGAATTGATGCCTTCACCTATCTTATCTCCCTCATCTGCCTGGTCTATCTGCGCAGAGTGATGATGACCCGGCTGCAGTCTGCTGCCGCTGAGACTGAAATCCTGGCTAAGCCTGCTGCCGGGACCTCTCCCGCTCCGCACTGGAGGAAGGATTTCGCCGAAGGAATACATGTTCTGCGCAGCCAGCCCTGGCTCTGGATTACCATTCTCGCCTTCTGCTTCGTCAATATATGTTATACGGGCGTAATCAGCGTCCTTCTTCCCTGGCTGTTCAAGGTCCATCACGGCTGGCCTCCTTACCTCTATGGCCTGGCCGTTACGTTCTCCGGTGTCGGGGCCATAGCGGCCGGCCTGCTGTACGGCCTGCGGGCGAAATGGTATCACCGCGGCATCCTGGCTTACGGCGGCGCCATGATCAGCGGGGCTGCTCTGCTGCTGCTCCCGTTCGCAGGCACTCCGGCAGCAGCCATCACCTTATTTGCCGTGGAAGGCTTCGGATTAATGATCTTCGGGCTGATCTGGGAGATCAGCCTGCAGGAGCTTGTTCCGAAGGAAGCCTTCGGACGGGTTGCCAGTCTGGATATGTTCGGGTCCTTCGCCCTGCTGCCGGTCGGATATATCTTAGTCGGCTGGCTGGCCGACCTGATCGGAGGAGTACCGACCATTATTATTTTTTCCAGCCTGGGTCTCTCCTGTGTTGCCCTGGTGCTGTGCGTTCCGGCGATCCGTAAGTTTCAATAA